AATGACTAATTATTACTATCCTTGTCCTCAACTTTTTCCTTTCAATACCTTTTTATAATTAAAGAAAAGTTGAATCCTCTCAATGATAACCAAAAACAAGATATAGATTACCTCTTTCTATCTTAATCCAATCTCCAATTAAATATTATCAATCTGCCAGTCAATGGGTTCACTTCCATTAGCCTTTAAAAATTCATTCGCCTGACTAAAATGTTTAGAGCCGAAAAATCCACGATAAGCAGATAAAGGACTTGGATGAGGTGCGGTTAATATTAAGTGCTTAGGATTTGTTAACATGGATTTTTTCATCTGTGCCGGTCTTCCCCATAAGAAATACACAATCGGTCTATCCTGGGCATTAATAGCCTGTATTACAGCATCGGTAAACTGCTCCCAACCTCTACCCTGATGGGAATTCGCCTGATGTGCACGAACCGTCAGAACAGTATTTAATAACAATACCCCCTGGTCAGCCCATTTTTTAAGATAACCATTGTTCGGAATATAACAATTCATATCTTCTTTAAGTTCTTTATATATATTTTGCAGTGATGGCGGAATGTCCGATTGCTCCGGTAATACAGAAAAACTCATCCCGTGCGCCTGGTGCTCATTGTGGTATGGGTCTTGTCCCAACAATAGTACTTTCACTTTACTTAAAGGTGTAAAATGAAAGGCGTTGAATATATCATCAGCCGGGGGATATACCACAGTTTTTGAGTATTCCTCTTTTATAAATGCATATAGTTCTTTATAGTACGTTTTATTAAACTCATCCCGTAAGGAATCCAGCCAGTCGTTTTGTATCATGCCCATTGTTGTTCACTCCTAGATATCATAAAAAATATATTTTAGACATTATAACATACTTTTCGAGAAAATTCATCTTATTCCATAGAATTTCCGCTTTCTTCCTTAACAATACTACCGATTTGATGTGATTTCTTTAAGTAATAATGAATTATATGGAAATTACTTTTATGTTATAAAATTACTTACTGAAAAATAATTCCCGCAACAATTCTGCACAATCAAGCATGCCTTTCCGGTATGCCAGCGTATTTTCCCATGCAGAGCAGGCTGTATGTGCTTCTGCATATTCTTATAAAATAATTATTGATTTTTTTAGTATATTTTATAATTTTCTCTTAATTACCAACTTAAGTATACCTGAAAACAGCTTCCTAGGTGACCTATTCAATAGGTTGATTCTAAATTTATATAGATTCATATTATCATGTATCTATATCTCAGGAATCCTTTGTTGTTTATCCAGAAAGCTTATAATAAATATCAAAAAAATGAGTGTCCCAACCATAAAGGACACTCAGCTATTACTCAAGTCTTATTCACTTTCTATATTAATTGAATCTTAGTTTTTCCATGCATGACAGACCTGCTTACAGCTTCGGCATGCATAAATCAGGATGTAAAATTATAATACTACGAATGCTTTTTACTTCCATATTTCTTCTGCAATCTCTCTAACCAATTTCAGTTTTGCCCATTGTTCTTCTTCCGTAAGCTTATTCCCTTCCTCCGTAGATGCAAATCCACACTGAGGACTTAAGCATAAGCGTTCTAATGGAATGTACTTTTCGGCTTCCCGGATACGTTTTATGATATACTCCTTTTCTTCAAGAACCGGAGACTTTGTCGTGATTAGTCCTAATACAACCTTCTTATTCCCACTGACATATTGAAGGGGTTCAAAGTCACCGGAGCGTTCATCATCAAATTCCAGATAAAAGGCATTTACATTTTCCCTCGCAAAAAGGTCTTTTGCCACACGGTCATAACCACCCTGGCAAGCCCAGGTGGAGTGAAAATTACCACGACAGATATGAGTGTTGATAACCAAATCCTCTGGTTTATCCTCAATAGCAAGATTATTGATACGAATTAGTTTATCTATTACCTGTTGTAATCCCTCTTCATCCGTTCCCAAAATAAAGCGGGCATTGGAATCAACACACACACCCCAGGTGCAATCATCGAACTGAATATTTCTACAGCCTGCTGCATATAGCTCCTTGATTACCTTCTTATAACCATTGGCAATGTCAAGAATTAACGCTTCTTCCGTAGGATAGATTGCTTTGGTTCTTTCCAGATTATCAGGTGTAATCATTTGAAAAAAGAACTGCGCCGGTGCAGGTATCGTCTGACGTGCCACTGTATTCTCGTCTTCAAATTGTTTTACGAATTTAAAGTGGTCTGCAAACGGATGATGGTCTACTGATATCTTACCTGTGAGGAAGGTATCATCAATCAAGGCAGGTTCTCCATGGAAAGGGATACCGGTCTTAGTCTTTTCATGCCCTACACCCTGAAATGCCCACATAAAATCAAGATGCCAGGAACTTCTTCTAAATTCTCCATCCGTAATAACGGGAAGTCCGATTTCTTTCTGCTTTGCAATTAATTCTGTTATAGCTCTGTCTTCAACTTCCATTAATGCCGCATTATTAATTTTCCCCTCTGCATATTCACTTCTGGCCTTTTTTAAATACGAAGGTCTTAAAAAACTTCCCACTATATCAAATTTAAACGGTGCATTTTTACTCATACTATTATTCTCCTTATTCTTTTCTATTAGCCAATTGCGAACCCATAAGTTGAAAGGTTGGCTTGCTTCCACACATAAATTAACAGTCTTGTAATTGACAACTTGATTTCTTTTTTTACTTTCTACGATACCTTATAGATATTTACATTACATCGTATATTTTGTATTACCTGTTGATTAGTAGTATAAGTTATTTTCATTAGAAAGGAAAATACATATAAATATGGGTTTGACATAGTTTTAAACTATATCAAACCCATATTCTGAAACCCTCTCTAAAGGTATTCCGCTATATGTTCTCTCAACGCTTCCATATATGCTCTTCCATATCTGGTAAGAGACATATTTTTCTGCTTTATCGTTCCAACACGCATTACTTCCTCTACCTTGAGGGGTCTTGCTATAATATTCTCTCCATTTAGCTCTTTGCTTATAACTCCTGTACTGACAGTATAACCGTTTAATCCCACTGCGAGATTAAATAACGTTGCCCGGTCTCTTACTTTTATATTCTTATTGCGATCTACTGTACTAAGAATCTCTTCTGAAAAGTAAAAGGAGTTATATTCGCCCTGTTCAAAAGAAAGATAGGGATAATCTTCTAATTCCTCCAAAGTAATGAATTTCTTATTAGCAAGCGGATGTCTGGAACTGATAAATACATGTGGTTTTGCTATAAAGAGTTCCTCAAATTCCAGACTGTTTTGCTTTATGAGTTTTATTATTATTTCTTTATTTTTGGAGGATGTATACAAAATCCCAATCTCACTTTTCAGACGGCTAACATCTTCAATAATTTCATAGGTTTGCGTTTCCCTAAGTGTGAAGTCATATTGACTACCGCCAAATTCACGAATCACATCCACAAAGGCATTTACCGCA
The nucleotide sequence above comes from Anaerocolumna cellulosilytica. Encoded proteins:
- a CDS encoding uracil-DNA glycosylase → MGMIQNDWLDSLRDEFNKTYYKELYAFIKEEYSKTVVYPPADDIFNAFHFTPLSKVKVLLLGQDPYHNEHQAHGMSFSVLPEQSDIPPSLQNIYKELKEDMNCYIPNNGYLKKWADQGVLLLNTVLTVRAHQANSHQGRGWEQFTDAVIQAINAQDRPIVYFLWGRPAQMKKSMLTNPKHLILTAPHPSPLSAYRGFFGSKHFSQANEFLKANGSEPIDWQIDNI
- a CDS encoding 5-methyltetrahydropteroyltriglutamate--homocysteine S-methyltransferase is translated as MSKNAPFKFDIVGSFLRPSYLKKARSEYAEGKINNAALMEVEDRAITELIAKQKEIGLPVITDGEFRRSSWHLDFMWAFQGVGHEKTKTGIPFHGEPALIDDTFLTGKISVDHHPFADHFKFVKQFEDENTVARQTIPAPAQFFFQMITPDNLERTKAIYPTEEALILDIANGYKKVIKELYAAGCRNIQFDDCTWGVCVDSNARFILGTDEEGLQQVIDKLIRINNLAIEDKPEDLVINTHICRGNFHSTWACQGGYDRVAKDLFARENVNAFYLEFDDERSGDFEPLQYVSGNKKVVLGLITTKSPVLEEKEYIIKRIREAEKYIPLERLCLSPQCGFASTEEGNKLTEEEQWAKLKLVREIAEEIWK
- a CDS encoding LysR family transcriptional regulator is translated as MTLQQLKYVITVAEKGTISEAAKELFISQPSLTNAIKELENEMQLTIFNRTNKGIVVSNAGDEFLAYARQVIEQASLLEEKFLNVKKQSPRFSVSAQHYSFAVNAFVDVIREFGGSQYDFTLRETQTYEIIEDVSRLKSEIGILYTSSKNKEIIIKLIKQNSLEFEELFIAKPHVFISSRHPLANKKFITLEELEDYPYLSFEQGEYNSFYFSEEILSTVDRNKNIKVRDRATLFNLAVGLNGYTVSTGVISKELNGENIIARPLKVEEVMRVGTIKQKNMSLTRYGRAYMEALREHIAEYL